Proteins from a single region of Ignavibacteria bacterium:
- a CDS encoding rhomboid family intramembrane serine protease produces the protein MIFPIGDDNTDRTMFPLTNYLIILLNVFVFVFLQGLGSNIKFTYAYSTVPAEIVTGKDIITEDRVMVDPETDERVEVPGLQKTPINVYLTIFTSMFMHGGIAHIFGNMIFLWVFGDNIENKLGHMRYLIFYLVCGALSSLSQVTATIMFNGNPYVPTLGASGAISGVLGGYMLLYPRRRVRVVLFYILTVVPAIVAIGMWFAFQVIAGLGGLGSQGGGVAYAAHVGGFIAGFILIKIFAIGRP, from the coding sequence ATGATTTTCCCGATTGGTGACGACAATACCGACCGTACCATGTTTCCCTTGACGAATTACCTGATCATTCTGCTTAATGTATTTGTGTTTGTATTTCTGCAGGGCCTGGGCTCAAATATAAAGTTTACTTATGCCTATTCAACCGTGCCTGCCGAGATCGTTACGGGTAAGGATATTATTACAGAGGACAGGGTGATGGTGGATCCTGAAACTGATGAGAGGGTGGAGGTGCCGGGGCTGCAGAAGACACCTATAAACGTATATCTTACAATTTTTACTTCAATGTTCATGCACGGGGGCATTGCGCACATTTTCGGCAACATGATTTTTCTTTGGGTATTTGGCGATAATATAGAAAATAAGCTCGGACACATGCGCTATCTCATATTCTATCTCGTCTGCGGCGCTCTGTCGTCACTTTCACAGGTCACTGCTACTATTATGTTCAACGGCAATCCTTACGTTCCTACACTAGGGGCCTCCGGCGCAATTTCAGGCGTGCTCGGGGGCTATATGCTCCTTTACCCCAGAAGACGCGTAAGAGTGGTCCTTTTCTATATACTTACCGTGGTCCCTGCCATCGTGGCTATAGGCATGTGGTTCGCATTCCAGGTTATTGCGGGTCTGGGCGGCCTGGGCTCTCAGGGCGGAGGAGTTGCTTATGCGGCGCACGTGGGCGGATTTATTGCGGGCTTTATTCTGATTAAGATATTTGCTATTGGACGGCCTTAA
- a CDS encoding ABC transporter ATP-binding protein encodes MKSLLALKKYFIRYKVKLLLGVLFILLSNLGTVYVPLFLKDSINALQKSVEYSVLVRYGLLIIATSFLSGVFRFLIRETIIVVSREIEYDLRQDFWSHIQRLSLRYFQNNSTGNIMAHATNDLNAVRTFVGPAVMYSIDTLVRLIMVIVIMVSLSTTLTIYSLLPLPVLSYLVYKLGKKIHIKYTYIQEKFSELTTKAQESFSGIRVIKSYVREDNEIQEYEALSHDYLEKNMDMVKIESMFQPALYLVTGISIILVIWLGGIQVINGTMNLGEISAFVIYLGLLIWPMIAIGWVVNLIQQASASMKRLNKMLAEKYEIEDSETTDYSVENIKGTVEFKNVSFRYAPELPYVFKDISLKIPAGMTAAIIGQTGAGKTTLVDLIPRLYDVTDGEVLIDGHNIKKIPLKSLRKNIGLVPQETFLFSDTLANNIAYGLKETDMKVVTSSAEIAQLTKDIDAFPHGYETMLGERGITLSGGQKQRTCLARALAIDPAILILDDSFSAVDTRTEEGILKNLRNFMKERTSIIISHRISTVKDADIIFVLSEGRIAEQGTHEDLVRKQGIYAGLHFKQLLEKELEELS; translated from the coding sequence ATGAAAAGTCTTTTAGCGTTAAAAAAATATTTTATAAGATATAAAGTTAAACTCCTTCTGGGAGTTTTATTTATTTTACTTTCGAATCTGGGTACAGTGTACGTCCCTTTGTTCTTAAAGGACAGCATTAACGCCCTGCAGAAAAGTGTGGAGTATTCTGTGCTGGTCCGTTACGGGCTGCTTATTATAGCTACATCTTTCTTAAGCGGCGTATTCAGATTTCTGATCAGGGAAACCATTATTGTGGTCTCTCGCGAAATTGAGTACGACCTGAGGCAGGACTTCTGGAGCCACATACAGAGGCTTTCGCTCAGATACTTCCAGAATAACTCCACGGGCAACATAATGGCTCATGCCACAAACGACCTTAACGCGGTAAGAACATTTGTGGGTCCTGCGGTTATGTATTCCATAGACACGCTTGTGCGCCTTATAATGGTTATCGTTATAATGGTATCCTTGAGCACCACGCTTACAATTTATTCGCTTCTGCCGCTTCCGGTACTTTCATACCTCGTCTATAAGCTGGGGAAGAAAATACACATTAAGTATACCTACATACAGGAGAAGTTCTCGGAACTTACAACCAAGGCGCAGGAAAGCTTCTCAGGCATACGCGTAATAAAGTCGTATGTAAGGGAAGATAACGAGATACAGGAGTACGAGGCTCTGAGCCACGACTATCTTGAAAAAAATATGGATATGGTTAAAATCGAGTCCATGTTCCAGCCCGCGCTGTATCTTGTAACAGGGATTTCAATAATTCTTGTAATCTGGCTTGGCGGCATACAGGTAATAAACGGCACGATGAACCTGGGCGAGATCTCGGCCTTTGTTATTTATCTTGGGCTTTTAATTTGGCCTATGATTGCAATTGGCTGGGTGGTAAACCTGATCCAGCAGGCTTCAGCCAGCATGAAGCGCCTTAACAAAATGCTTGCTGAAAAGTATGAAATTGAGGATAGCGAAACTACGGACTATTCCGTTGAGAATATTAAAGGTACGGTTGAATTTAAGAATGTGAGCTTCCGTTACGCACCTGAGCTGCCGTATGTATTTAAGGATATCAGCCTGAAAATACCTGCCGGAATGACTGCCGCAATAATAGGACAGACCGGAGCCGGGAAAACCACGCTCGTCGACCTGATACCGAGGCTTTACGACGTAACCGATGGCGAGGTTTTAATTGACGGGCACAATATTAAGAAAATCCCTCTTAAGTCTTTAAGAAAAAATATCGGGCTTGTTCCGCAGGAAACTTTCCTTTTCTCCGACACGCTGGCTAACAACATTGCATACGGCCTAAAGGAAACAGACATGAAAGTGGTTACCTCCTCGGCGGAAATTGCACAGCTTACAAAGGACATTGATGCTTTCCCCCACGGATACGAAACCATGCTGGGAGAACGCGGCATTACTCTCTCGGGCGGGCAGAAGCAGAGGACTTGCCTTGCAAGGGCGCTTGCAATTGACCCTGCAATTCTGATACTTGACGACTCCTTCTCGGCCGTGGATACAAGGACCGAGGAAGGAATACTTAAGAACCTGAGGAATTTTATGAAGGAAAGGACAAGCATAATCATCAGCCACAGAATTTCAACGGTTAAGGATGCCGACATTATATTTGTCCTAAGCGAGGGCAGGATTGCCGAACAGGGCACGCACGAGGATCTGGTGCGCAAACAGGGGATTTATGCAGGACTGCACTTTAAGCAGCTGCTTGAAAAAGAACTGGAAGAATTGAGCTAA
- a CDS encoding glycosyltransferase family 9 protein, protein MNIGDAENILIIRLSSLGDILLTTPLLRSLKRLYPEKKIDFLIRNEYADILKFNPYVNDVLLYKRDDNKALFKLLKEKKYDAVIDLQNNLRSRKVVKALQAPAFRFEKRSFDKFLLVKFKINRLKNLPQIPVRYAFSIPGFELDDKGLDLFLPENVSLDLKAQDNYVALCPGSRHFTKMWPPEYFTALGKLLKNEGFNVVLLGGRSDREICRRLSETIPGSLDMSNDDDLFQTAALMKQCRMVVCNDSGLMHIACAAGAPVLAIFGSTVKEFGFTPYKNKNLILENNSLSCRPCSHIGREKCPLGHFKCMLEITPEAVLDNVKRILDLS, encoded by the coding sequence GTGAATATAGGCGACGCTGAAAATATTTTAATTATTAGACTTAGCTCACTGGGAGACATTCTTCTTACTACACCTCTTCTGCGCAGCCTTAAGAGACTCTATCCTGAAAAAAAGATAGACTTTCTCATAAGGAATGAGTACGCCGATATATTGAAGTTTAACCCTTATGTAAATGACGTCCTCCTCTATAAAAGAGACGATAATAAGGCGCTTTTTAAGCTTCTTAAAGAAAAAAAGTACGACGCCGTAATTGACCTTCAGAATAACCTGAGAAGCCGGAAGGTTGTAAAAGCCCTTCAGGCCCCGGCATTCAGGTTTGAAAAAAGGTCTTTTGATAAGTTCCTCCTGGTAAAATTTAAGATTAACAGGCTTAAAAACCTGCCTCAGATCCCGGTTCGCTACGCATTTTCCATTCCGGGCTTTGAGCTGGATGATAAGGGGCTGGACCTTTTTCTGCCTGAAAATGTATCTTTAGATCTTAAAGCTCAGGATAATTACGTCGCCTTATGCCCGGGCTCCAGGCATTTTACAAAAATGTGGCCCCCGGAATATTTTACCGCCTTGGGGAAACTGCTGAAAAATGAGGGTTTTAACGTTGTTCTCCTCGGGGGAAGGTCCGACCGCGAAATTTGCCGCAGGCTCTCGGAAACCATACCCGGATCTTTAGACATGAGTAACGACGACGACCTGTTCCAGACCGCGGCCCTTATGAAGCAGTGCCGCATGGTTGTTTGCAACGATTCGGGCCTTATGCATATAGCCTGCGCTGCCGGAGCGCCGGTTCTGGCTATTTTCGGCTCCACAGTAAAAGAATTCGGCTTTACGCCATATAAGAATAAGAATTTAATTTTAGAAAACAATTCGTTATCTTGCAGACCGTGTTCTCACATTGGACGGGAAAAATGCCCTTTAGGACACTTTAAGTGTATGCTTGAGATTACTCCCGAAGCAGTACTCGATAACGTAAAAAGAATTTTAGATTTGTCATGA
- a CDS encoding ABC transporter ATP-binding protein encodes MAQDYKADDEVLGKAYDSKLMKRLLGYVKPYKKYMAFAIILNIIVAAFGPLRAVLTKVAIDDNIKNKDYHGLMLVTMAMIGTLLFQAVMQYFLTYYTQYMGQKIIYDLRVKLFAHVERLALKYFDKTPIGRIVTRVTNDIESLNEMFSSGIVNVFSDVFIVLWILGFMFLMDWKLSFVTLSVFPFLIYGTFLFRRKVRDSYRDVRFHLARLNSYMQEHVTGMNVVQIFNKEKEELNRFSSINADYRKVNVDSIFYYAVFYPAVEFLSSIALALIIWYGGGEIIHNAMTIGVLFAFIQLIDQFFRPIRDLSDKYNIMQTAMASSERVFKLLDNDTFVKNPENPVDLKKVEGKIEFRNVWFAYNGDDYVLKDVSFSISPGQTVAIVGATGAGKTSLISILTRFYDINKGKICLDGIDIKDIDKRELRKFISIVLQDVFLFSGTIKSNISLNNPGISDEKIIEAAQSVGAHKFISLLPHEYDEEVKEKGATLSVGQKQLLSFARALAYNPQILILDEATSSVDTETEILIQRAIEKLLVDRTAIVIAHRLSTIQNADQIIVMHKGEVREIGTHQELLAKRGIYYKLYQLQYKDQEITKTA; translated from the coding sequence ATGGCACAGGATTATAAAGCAGATGATGAAGTCTTAGGCAAGGCGTATGATTCAAAGCTGATGAAACGCCTCTTGGGCTACGTAAAGCCGTATAAAAAATATATGGCCTTCGCCATTATATTAAACATTATTGTTGCGGCTTTCGGACCCTTAAGAGCCGTGCTTACAAAAGTAGCAATTGACGATAATATAAAAAACAAGGATTACCACGGCCTCATGCTCGTAACGATGGCTATGATAGGGACACTCCTGTTCCAGGCCGTTATGCAGTACTTTCTTACCTACTATACGCAGTACATGGGGCAGAAAATAATTTACGACCTGAGGGTAAAGCTCTTTGCGCACGTGGAAAGGCTTGCCCTGAAGTATTTCGACAAGACCCCGATCGGAAGAATTGTTACCCGTGTGACAAACGACATTGAATCCTTAAACGAAATGTTCTCCTCGGGAATTGTTAACGTCTTCAGCGACGTTTTTATTGTGCTCTGGATACTTGGGTTTATGTTCTTAATGGACTGGAAGCTTTCATTTGTAACGCTCTCTGTTTTTCCGTTTTTAATTTACGGCACATTCCTCTTCCGCAGGAAGGTCAGGGATTCATACAGGGACGTGCGCTTCCACCTGGCGCGCTTAAATTCCTACATGCAGGAGCACGTAACGGGCATGAACGTGGTGCAGATATTCAACAAGGAAAAAGAAGAGCTTAACAGGTTTTCTTCAATTAACGCCGACTACAGAAAAGTCAACGTCGATTCAATTTTCTATTATGCAGTCTTCTATCCTGCGGTTGAATTTTTAAGCTCAATTGCGCTTGCCCTTATCATCTGGTACGGCGGAGGCGAAATTATACATAACGCCATGACTATAGGCGTTCTCTTTGCATTCATTCAGCTTATAGACCAGTTCTTCCGCCCGATAAGGGACCTGTCGGATAAGTATAACATCATGCAGACGGCAATGGCGTCAAGTGAAAGGGTCTTTAAGCTCCTGGATAACGATACATTTGTTAAGAATCCGGAAAACCCCGTTGACCTTAAGAAAGTGGAGGGGAAAATCGAGTTCAGGAACGTGTGGTTTGCTTACAACGGGGATGATTACGTATTAAAGGACGTCTCCTTCAGCATCAGCCCGGGGCAGACCGTGGCAATCGTTGGTGCTACGGGTGCCGGGAAAACAAGCCTCATAAGCATACTTACGCGTTTCTACGACATTAATAAGGGAAAGATCTGCTTAGACGGCATTGATATTAAGGATATTGACAAGCGCGAACTGAGGAAGTTTATTTCCATCGTGCTGCAGGACGTTTTTCTCTTCTCGGGCACAATTAAGTCAAATATCAGCCTTAACAACCCCGGGATTTCGGATGAGAAAATTATTGAAGCCGCCCAAAGCGTAGGAGCCCACAAGTTCATATCTCTTCTTCCGCATGAATACGACGAGGAGGTAAAGGAGAAGGGTGCAACCTTAAGCGTGGGGCAGAAGCAGCTTTTGTCCTTTGCAAGGGCTCTTGCTTATAACCCGCAAATCCTTATCTTAGATGAAGCGACATCCAGTGTGGACACGGAAACCGAAATCCTTATACAGAGGGCTATTGAAAAGCTGCTGGTTGACAGGACTGCCATTGTAATTGCGCACAGGCTTTCAACAATTCAGAATGCCGATCAGATAATTGTTATGCATAAGGGTGAGGTCAGGGAGATAGGTACGCACCAGGAACTGCTCGCAAAACGCGGTATCTACTACAAGCTTTATCAGCTGCAATACAAAGATCAGGAGATTACAAAAACCGCGTAA
- the fbp gene encoding class 1 fructose-bisphosphatase — protein MAAQSLMTIQRHILEEERKHPEATGELSALLSDLVLAAKIISLEVNKAGLVDIIGYTGTTNVQGEKVKKLDVFSHEVLFKAMEHGGHLCVMASEEEENAIPIPKDFVKGKYVLLFDPLDGSSNIDANVSVGTIFSILKRVTPDGGSDGTLQDCLQPGIKQVASGYVLYGSSTILVYTTGHGVYGFTLDPALGEFLLSHNNIRIPGKSKIYSINEGNYKYWHPGLKKYIKYLQEEDEKTRRPYSTRYIGSMVADIHRNLLYGGIFMYPADSRNPNGKLRLLYECNPMAFIVESAGGMASNGKKRILDIVPDSLHQRTPVFIGNKEDVLMVEKFITEEEISIPEVSK, from the coding sequence ATGGCGGCACAGAGTCTGATGACCATACAAAGACACATTCTGGAAGAGGAAAGAAAGCACCCCGAGGCCACGGGTGAGCTTTCGGCCCTCCTTTCGGATCTGGTACTGGCGGCAAAAATCATCTCTCTCGAGGTCAATAAGGCAGGACTTGTTGACATCATCGGCTACACAGGAACAACAAATGTTCAGGGAGAAAAGGTAAAAAAGCTCGACGTTTTTTCGCACGAAGTGCTCTTTAAGGCAATGGAGCACGGGGGGCACCTCTGCGTTATGGCTTCAGAGGAAGAGGAAAACGCCATCCCTATACCAAAAGATTTCGTAAAGGGGAAATATGTCCTTCTTTTTGACCCCCTGGACGGATCGTCAAATATCGACGCAAATGTAAGCGTGGGGACAATTTTTTCTATTCTTAAAAGGGTTACACCGGACGGCGGAAGCGACGGAACACTTCAGGACTGCCTGCAGCCCGGCATTAAGCAGGTGGCTTCAGGATACGTCCTTTACGGCTCCAGCACAATTCTGGTTTACACTACAGGGCACGGGGTTTACGGCTTTACGCTTGACCCCGCACTGGGAGAGTTCCTGCTGTCGCATAACAACATCAGGATCCCCGGGAAATCCAAAATCTACAGCATTAACGAGGGGAACTACAAGTACTGGCACCCCGGGCTTAAGAAGTACATTAAGTACCTGCAGGAAGAAGATGAAAAGACAAGAAGGCCGTATTCCACGCGCTACATCGGCTCCATGGTTGCCGACATTCACCGCAACCTGCTCTACGGCGGCATTTTCATGTATCCTGCCGACAGCCGCAACCCAAATGGAAAACTGAGGCTTCTTTACGAGTGCAACCCGATGGCTTTTATTGTTGAGTCAGCCGGGGGCATGGCTTCAAACGGAAAGAAGAGGATACTTGATATAGTGCCAGACAGTCTGCACCAGCGCACACCTGTTTTTATTGGCAATAAGGAAGACGTTCTGATGGTGGAAAAATTTATTACTGAGGAGGAAATCAGCATTCCCGAGGTATCCAAATAA
- a CDS encoding 3-deoxy-D-manno-octulosonic acid transferase has protein sequence MMKFWYLIYNVIILPFLYLVFQLAGLFNAKIKKGIKDRQRLFENLILAFVQLDKKKQMVWFHSSSMGEFEQAKPVIQKLKAEKDVNIIATFFSPSGYENSKNYPYADVVSYMPFDTPALAKRFLDIVNPDLAIMMRYDIWPNFIWQLKARSIPCFIIDATMRDNSNRKLPVSISFHKSLYKNISKIFTVSKGDMESFRAFDIKNGQLETAGDTRYDRVYQKSLAAKEKKLFKDGFFEGKKVFVAGSSWEADEEVLLPAFLKIAKYDPNVVMILVPHEPTVQHLEKLEDQLRNKCTSIRFSYLNEYKGERIIIVDSIGILLTLYYYADLAYVGGSFKQGIHNVLEPAVYGIPVLFGPRIENSQEAQKLVKIGASKVLRNKKEAYRWLRTLLQDDDLRKKMGKISSMFVNENLGATDRILEEIHKIV, from the coding sequence ATGATGAAATTTTGGTATCTCATTTATAATGTTATTATACTCCCCTTTTTGTATCTGGTTTTTCAGCTGGCAGGACTTTTTAACGCCAAGATAAAAAAGGGAATAAAAGACAGGCAGAGGCTTTTTGAAAACCTCATACTTGCATTCGTGCAGCTGGATAAGAAAAAACAGATGGTCTGGTTCCACTCCTCTTCCATGGGAGAGTTTGAGCAGGCAAAGCCCGTAATACAGAAGCTAAAGGCTGAAAAGGACGTGAACATTATTGCCACTTTCTTTTCTCCTTCTGGCTACGAGAATTCAAAGAATTACCCTTATGCCGACGTTGTTTCCTACATGCCTTTTGACACCCCGGCACTGGCAAAGAGGTTTCTTGACATAGTAAATCCGGATCTTGCAATTATGATGCGCTATGACATATGGCCTAACTTCATCTGGCAGCTTAAGGCACGCAGCATCCCCTGTTTTATTATCGATGCCACAATGAGAGATAATTCCAACCGAAAGCTTCCCGTATCAATCAGTTTCCATAAGTCACTCTACAAAAACATTTCAAAAATATTCACCGTTTCAAAAGGCGACATGGAAAGCTTCCGCGCCTTTGACATAAAAAACGGACAGCTTGAAACCGCCGGCGACACAAGGTACGACCGTGTTTACCAGAAGAGCCTTGCGGCAAAGGAAAAGAAGCTCTTTAAGGACGGATTTTTTGAGGGAAAGAAAGTTTTTGTTGCCGGAAGCTCCTGGGAAGCTGACGAGGAAGTCCTTCTGCCTGCATTCCTTAAGATTGCAAAGTACGACCCGAATGTTGTAATGATACTTGTGCCGCACGAGCCCACGGTACAGCACCTGGAGAAGCTGGAAGACCAGCTTAGAAATAAGTGCACTTCAATCAGGTTCTCTTACTTAAATGAGTATAAGGGTGAAAGAATAATAATTGTCGATTCCATAGGAATACTTCTTACGCTTTACTACTATGCAGATCTTGCATACGTGGGAGGAAGCTTTAAGCAGGGGATCCATAACGTGCTTGAACCGGCCGTATACGGCATACCTGTTCTTTTCGGCCCAAGGATTGAAAACTCCCAGGAGGCACAGAAGCTCGTTAAGATCGGAGCCTCAAAAGTCCTGAGAAATAAAAAAGAAGCCTACCGCTGGCTGAGGACGCTCCTGCAGGATGACGATTTAAGAAAGAAGATGGGGAAAATTTCATCCATGTTCGTAAATGAGAACCTGGGTGCCACGGACAGGATATTAGAGGAAATTCATAAAATAGTTTAA